In Nitrospirota bacterium, a single genomic region encodes these proteins:
- a CDS encoding IS110 family transposase, whose product GKAKKVVLTACMRKLLTILNAMLKHRTPWQEVGAHHA is encoded by the coding sequence AGGGAAAGCGAAGAAAGTGGTACTCACCGCCTGCATGCGCAAGTTGCTGACGATTCTCAATGCGATGCTGAAACATCGGACGCCCTGGCAAGAAGTGGGGGCACACCATGCCTAA